Proteins encoded in a region of the Anoxybacillus amylolyticus genome:
- a CDS encoding DUF92 domain-containing protein, translated as MSKYIAVVLVAMGGFFVRSLSLSGAVATMLVGTAVAVSFSWQGLCLLGLFFGTSSFWSHFRHQQKQLLAEKIEKGAQRDYVQVFANGSIPAAISLLALAFPHWSWQGLFAVSIAAANADTWASEIGSVSRQSPRMITTWKKVESGTSGAVTSLGTLASFFGAFVIAIVADLLWHDISIVAVSILGFLGSALDTYIGAVWQASYRCTVCGMETEKRKHCGKQTIRIKGQDWLNNDVVNWLSIFCSTIVYFFVIKL; from the coding sequence ATGAGTAAGTATATCGCTGTCGTGTTAGTTGCCATGGGTGGATTTTTCGTTCGTTCGCTTTCTTTGTCAGGGGCAGTGGCGACGATGCTTGTTGGGACGGCAGTAGCGGTTAGTTTCTCTTGGCAAGGGTTATGTTTGCTCGGGTTGTTTTTTGGGACATCTAGTTTTTGGAGCCATTTTCGTCATCAACAAAAGCAGTTGCTAGCAGAGAAAATAGAAAAGGGGGCACAGCGTGATTACGTGCAAGTGTTCGCCAACGGCAGCATTCCAGCAGCGATTAGCTTGCTTGCTCTCGCTTTTCCCCATTGGAGTTGGCAGGGGCTATTTGCCGTTTCTATTGCTGCCGCGAACGCGGACACATGGGCATCGGAAATTGGAAGCGTTAGCCGCCAATCCCCAAGAATGATTACGACATGGAAAAAAGTGGAGTCTGGCACATCGGGGGCGGTGACATCGCTCGGAACGCTCGCCTCTTTTTTCGGTGCGTTCGTGATTGCGATTGTCGCGGACTTATTATGGCATGACATTTCAATAGTTGCCGTCAGTATTTTGGGCTTTCTGGGCAGCGCTTTGGATACATATATCGGTGCCGTTTGGCAAGCTTCGTACCGCTGCACAGTGTGTGGGATGGAAACGGAGAAGCGAAAGCATTGCGGAAAACAAACGATAAGAATAAAAGGACAAGATTGGTTAAATAATGACGTTGTGAACTGGTTGTCGATTTTTTGTTCAACGATTGTTTACTTTTTTGTCATTAAATTGTAA
- the rpmG gene encoding 50S ribosomal protein L33 has product MRVNITLACTECGERNYISTKNKRNNPDRLELKKYCPRDKKATVHRETK; this is encoded by the coding sequence ATGCGCGTAAACATTACATTAGCTTGCACAGAATGCGGCGAACGTAACTATATTTCCACAAAAAATAAACGCAATAACCCAGACCGTTTGGAACTAAAAAAATATTGCCCACGAGATAAAAAAGCAACTGTTCACCGTGAAACAAAGTAA
- a CDS encoding L-lactate dehydrogenase — MNGVNRVALIGTGFVGSSYAFAMLNQGITEELVLIDLNKEKSEGDAMDLNHGLPFAPSPTKIWFGDYSDCKDADLVVITAGANQKPGETRLDLVDKNMKVFQSIVSQVMASGFNGIFLVATNPVDILTYATWKFSGLPKERIIGSGTILDTARFRYLLGEYFQVDARNVHAYIIGEHGDTELPVWSHADIGGRSVLDLVNERSEYKQADLENIFTNVRDAAYHIIQRKGATYYGIAMGLARLTKAILQNENAVLTVSAYLDGQYGQHNIYIGVPAIVNRNGIREVIELKLTEEERAKFSHSANVLKQVLDSFFHHERP, encoded by the coding sequence ATGAACGGTGTAAATCGTGTGGCTCTTATTGGAACAGGGTTTGTCGGCTCTAGTTATGCGTTTGCGATGCTCAACCAAGGAATAACAGAAGAACTAGTACTAATTGATCTCAATAAAGAGAAATCAGAAGGCGATGCAATGGATTTAAACCATGGGCTTCCATTTGCGCCGTCGCCAACAAAAATTTGGTTTGGTGACTATAGCGATTGTAAAGATGCCGATCTTGTCGTCATTACGGCAGGGGCGAATCAAAAGCCAGGGGAAACACGCCTTGATTTAGTGGATAAAAATATGAAAGTTTTTCAATCGATCGTTTCGCAAGTGATGGCGAGCGGATTTAATGGCATTTTTCTTGTCGCTACGAACCCAGTGGATATTTTAACGTACGCCACATGGAAATTTTCAGGCTTACCGAAAGAACGGATTATCGGGTCAGGGACGATTTTAGACACGGCACGTTTTCGTTATTTATTAGGAGAGTATTTCCAAGTAGATGCCCGCAACGTCCATGCCTATATTATTGGGGAGCACGGGGATACGGAGTTGCCAGTGTGGAGTCATGCGGATATTGGCGGAAGATCGGTGCTTGACCTTGTTAATGAGCGTTCGGAATATAAACAAGCGGATTTAGAGAACATTTTTACGAACGTTCGCGATGCAGCCTATCATATTATTCAACGAAAAGGAGCGACGTATTACGGAATTGCGATGGGGCTTGCCCGATTGACAAAAGCGATTTTACAAAATGAAAATGCTGTGCTTACTGTATCCGCCTATTTAGACGGTCAATATGGCCAACACAACATTTATATCGGCGTTCCAGCGATCGTCAACCGAAACGGCATTCGCGAAGTAATTGAGTTAAAACTGACGGAAGAAGAACGTGCGAAATTTTCTCATTCAGCGAACGTATTGAAGCAAGTACTCGATTCATTTTTCCATCATGAGCGCCCTTAA
- a CDS encoding rhomboid family intramembrane serine protease encodes MELLYWQLVYFFVKKQYRIIKLANDPKEIWLASFGQHAPLVRLVCYDVDWSSWLARDLEYTKQVAIQLQKRPFRRSSGVLNIYVSTYPPVDDWEWIVANATDDFPQLHTVLLHSGNAVHALQQISDVLREPVVLESVAGEVDPFLAAQHVQRLVFRLEKERRETEERVLDYGRPLFTYVFIVLQMVMFLLLEAHGGSTNPDVLIRYGAKFNPLMQQEWWRFITPIFLHIGFFHLLMNTMALYYLGMTTERLYGSFRFCFIYLVAGFFGTLGSFLFTTSLSAGASGAIFGLFGALLYFGTVYRHLFFQTMGTNIIGLIVLNLGLGLLLPGIDNAGHIGGLIGGFLAAGIVHLPRHRLWKRQLAAFVFTVLLIAVGLSIGFQ; translated from the coding sequence GTGGAGCTTCTTTATTGGCAGCTTGTTTATTTTTTTGTAAAAAAACAATACCGTATCATCAAATTAGCCAATGACCCTAAGGAAATTTGGTTAGCGTCGTTTGGACAACATGCCCCGCTCGTTCGCCTCGTTTGCTACGATGTCGATTGGAGCAGTTGGTTAGCGCGCGATCTTGAATATACAAAACAGGTGGCGATACAGCTGCAAAAACGACCGTTTCGACGGTCGAGCGGCGTATTGAACATATACGTATCGACGTACCCACCAGTCGATGATTGGGAATGGATCGTTGCTAATGCAACAGATGATTTCCCACAGTTGCATACCGTTTTGCTTCATTCGGGAAATGCGGTACATGCACTACAACAAATAAGTGATGTTCTTCGTGAACCGGTTGTATTAGAATCTGTCGCAGGTGAAGTCGATCCATTTCTAGCGGCGCAACATGTTCAAAGGCTCGTGTTTCGTTTAGAAAAAGAGCGGCGGGAAACAGAAGAACGAGTGCTTGATTACGGCCGTCCGCTCTTTACATACGTATTTATCGTTTTGCAAATGGTGATGTTTCTTTTATTGGAAGCACACGGCGGAAGCACGAATCCGGACGTGCTAATTCGTTATGGGGCGAAGTTTAACCCGTTGATGCAACAAGAGTGGTGGCGCTTTATTACGCCTATTTTTTTGCATATCGGCTTTTTTCATCTATTGATGAATACAATGGCGCTTTATTATTTAGGTATGACGACTGAGCGATTGTATGGCTCTTTTCGTTTTTGTTTCATTTACCTTGTTGCTGGTTTTTTCGGGACGCTCGGTAGCTTTTTGTTTACAACCTCGCTTTCCGCAGGAGCGTCAGGAGCAATTTTTGGGCTTTTTGGTGCATTGCTTTACTTCGGGACGGTTTATCGCCATCTCTTTTTTCAAACGATGGGAACGAACATTATCGGGCTTATCGTGCTGAATTTAGGGCTTGGACTATTGCTTCCAGGTATCGATAACGCTGGACATATTGGCGGACTCATCGGTGGGTTTTTGGCGGCTGGCATCGTGCACTTGCCACGCCACCGCTTATGGAAGCGGCAGCTTGCGGCGTTTGTGTTCACGGTGTTACTCATTGCTGTTGGTTTATCCATCGGATTTCAGTAA
- a CDS encoding 5-formyltetrahydrofolate cyclo-ligase yields MKTFIREQMRERLRQLTPEAKRAYDGQIAARLYAFPVWQRATTVALTISKGQEINTTPLIENAWKEGKIVCVPKCYPTTKTMTFRAIRSFDQLETVYFGLSEPIEAVTDEIAPEAIDVMIVPGICFSIDGYRIGYGGGYYDRYLQQVKSPTVSLAYPFQVMEQLPIEPHDIPVDYIITNEKVIVCHE; encoded by the coding sequence ATGAAAACATTCATCCGCGAACAAATGAGAGAACGCCTTCGACAATTAACGCCGGAAGCAAAGCGAGCATATGACGGACAAATTGCCGCTAGGCTATACGCTTTTCCTGTTTGGCAACGAGCAACGACGGTTGCACTGACGATTTCTAAAGGACAGGAAATTAATACAACTCCCCTCATTGAAAACGCGTGGAAAGAAGGGAAGATCGTTTGTGTGCCAAAATGCTATCCGACGACGAAAACGATGACGTTTCGTGCGATTCGCTCGTTTGACCAGTTAGAAACGGTCTATTTTGGGCTAAGCGAGCCAATCGAAGCGGTAACGGACGAGATAGCCCCAGAGGCGATAGATGTAATGATTGTCCCTGGCATTTGCTTTTCCATAGACGGCTATCGAATTGGCTATGGTGGCGGCTATTATGACCGGTATTTACAGCAGGTGAAAAGCCCAACGGTTTCGTTAGCATACCCGTTTCAAGTGATGGAACAGCTTCCAATCGAGCCGCATGACATTCCAGTGGATTATATTATTACGAACGAAAAGGTTATCGTTTGCCATGAGTAA